The Sinomicrobium kalidii genome contains a region encoding:
- a CDS encoding M14 family zinc carboxypeptidase, translating to MKKLTLLLLVVGQCIFAQNTVNLDYYLPQNTTYNSDIPTPESVIGHEVGEWHVSHDKLITYMKTLAGASNRISLENRGTTYEGRPLLLLTITSPDNHRNIENIRKQHIKLTESGSGSLDTQNMPVVVYQGFSIHGNEPSGSNAALALAYYLAAAEGAGIEEMLSNTIILFDPCFNPDGLQRFAYWANTNRSKNLNPDNNEREYHEVWPGGRTNHYWFDMNRDWLPVQLPESRARIATFHRWLPNILTDHHEMGTNSTFFFQPGEPTRVHPLTPEMNQELTKQIATFHSKALDKIGSLYFSEENYDDFYYGKGSTFPDINGSIGILFEQGSSRGHVQESDNGLLTFPFTVRNQFTTALSTLEAANNLRQQLLDYQREFYTDARDEATGNKGKAIVFGDEKDAAKAYHLAEILKRHKIKVYDIARDFTEGDKHYKKGYSYIVPRNQKNSRLIDAMFETRTEFTDSLFYDISAWSFPLAFNLDHHETNFSHADETHSGISLREGRVSDKSNYAYLFEWHEYYTPGALYRILRKGIRAKVGKTPFSIENKAYDYGTIMIPVQNQEMDSEALYAFLQKVAGESHITINGVSTGHAIGIDLGSNQFETLELPKVALLTGNGISPYDAGEIWHLFDQRYDIPVTKIDESYLNRVELDKYNIFILTNTWGSLDSDIKKKLENWVNAGGVLIGYRNAINWLKKNEFITPELRETEITAKDITYEERRDFHGAQVTGGAIFEAEIDRSHPVNFGYKNNRIPLFRNTNIFIEPDEQSYNNPIRYTEDPLLSGYISEENLEQLKGSVPFKIQRSGDGKVIIFTDNTNFRAFWYGTNKLLMNVVFFNELM from the coding sequence ACCGGGGGACTACTTATGAAGGGCGCCCGCTCCTCCTCCTCACCATAACGTCACCGGACAACCACCGGAACATTGAAAATATCCGCAAACAACATATAAAACTCACCGAATCCGGAAGCGGAAGCCTGGATACACAAAACATGCCCGTTGTGGTTTACCAGGGTTTTTCCATTCACGGCAACGAACCGAGCGGCTCCAATGCCGCCCTGGCCTTGGCTTATTACCTCGCCGCCGCGGAAGGTGCCGGGATAGAAGAAATGCTCAGCAACACCATTATCCTTTTCGACCCCTGTTTTAACCCCGACGGGCTACAGCGTTTTGCCTACTGGGCCAATACCAACAGGAGTAAAAACCTCAACCCGGATAACAACGAAAGGGAATATCACGAGGTATGGCCGGGGGGAAGGACCAATCATTACTGGTTTGACATGAACCGCGACTGGCTCCCCGTTCAACTGCCCGAAAGCCGGGCAAGAATTGCGACTTTTCACCGCTGGCTGCCCAATATCCTTACGGACCATCACGAAATGGGGACCAACTCCACCTTCTTTTTCCAGCCCGGCGAACCTACCAGGGTGCATCCCCTCACTCCCGAAATGAACCAGGAACTCACCAAACAAATCGCCACGTTTCACTCAAAAGCCCTGGACAAGATAGGCTCGCTCTATTTTTCCGAAGAAAATTATGACGATTTTTATTACGGCAAGGGCTCTACCTTCCCCGATATCAACGGGAGCATAGGCATCTTATTCGAGCAGGGCAGTTCCCGGGGCCATGTACAGGAAAGCGATAACGGGCTGCTCACCTTTCCCTTTACCGTAAGGAACCAGTTTACCACGGCCCTGTCCACCCTCGAAGCCGCCAATAACCTGCGACAGCAACTGCTCGATTACCAACGTGAATTCTATACCGATGCCCGGGACGAAGCCACCGGAAACAAGGGGAAAGCCATTGTATTCGGCGATGAAAAAGACGCTGCCAAAGCCTATCACCTGGCCGAAATATTAAAACGCCATAAAATAAAAGTTTACGATATAGCCCGGGATTTCACCGAAGGGGACAAACACTACAAAAAAGGCTATAGCTATATTGTTCCCCGGAACCAGAAAAACAGCAGGCTCATCGATGCCATGTTCGAGACCCGCACGGAATTTACAGACAGTCTTTTCTACGATATCTCCGCATGGTCCTTCCCCCTGGCCTTCAACCTGGACCACCACGAAACAAATTTTTCTCATGCCGATGAAACACATTCCGGGATCAGTCTGAGAGAAGGCCGTGTCAGTGACAAAAGTAATTATGCCTACCTGTTCGAATGGCACGAATACTACACCCCCGGGGCACTCTACCGGATTCTCCGCAAAGGGATCAGGGCCAAAGTAGGGAAAACGCCTTTTTCGATAGAGAACAAGGCGTATGACTACGGTACGATAATGATCCCCGTACAGAACCAGGAGATGGACAGCGAAGCACTCTATGCGTTCTTACAGAAAGTTGCCGGGGAGAGCCATATAACTATCAATGGAGTATCTACCGGGCATGCCATAGGCATCGACCTGGGCAGTAACCAGTTTGAAACCCTTGAATTACCAAAGGTAGCATTACTCACGGGGAATGGAATTTCTCCTTATGACGCCGGGGAAATATGGCATCTTTTTGACCAGCGTTACGATATTCCCGTCACCAAGATCGACGAGAGCTACCTGAACCGGGTTGAGCTGGACAAATACAACATTTTTATCCTTACCAATACCTGGGGAAGCCTGGACAGTGATATCAAAAAGAAGCTGGAAAACTGGGTCAATGCCGGCGGCGTGCTTATCGGTTACAGGAATGCCATAAACTGGCTTAAAAAGAATGAGTTCATAACCCCTGAACTCCGGGAAACGGAAATCACGGCAAAAGACATTACCTATGAAGAACGGCGCGATTTCCACGGCGCCCAGGTAACGGGCGGCGCAATTTTCGAAGCCGAAATCGACCGGTCGCATCCCGTAAATTTCGGGTATAAAAACAACCGGATACCGCTTTTCAGGAACACGAATATCTTTATCGAACCTGACGAACAAAGCTATAACAATCCCATCAGATACACGGAAGATCCGTTGCTGAGCGGGTATATTTCCGAAGAGAACCTCGAACAATTAAAAGGTTCGGTACCCTTCAAAATACAACGGTCAGGAGACGGTAAAGTAATTATCTTTACCGACAACACCAACTTCAGGGCATTCTGGTACGGCACCAATAAACTCCTGATGAATGTGGTTTTCTTCAACGAACTCATGTAG
- a CDS encoding tRNA-binding protein encodes MKEISWGDFQKVVMCVGTIVEVNDFPKARKPAYQMVIDFGDEIGMRKSSAQITKRYAKEDLLNRQVVAVVNFPKKQIANFMSECLVVGAVGDEGDVVLLSPDFKIKNGLRIG; translated from the coding sequence ATGAAAGAAATATCCTGGGGCGATTTCCAAAAAGTGGTGATGTGTGTGGGGACCATTGTGGAAGTGAACGATTTTCCCAAGGCCCGTAAACCGGCATACCAGATGGTGATTGATTTTGGTGATGAGATAGGCATGCGGAAATCTTCGGCACAGATCACAAAGCGGTATGCCAAGGAAGACCTGCTCAACCGGCAGGTCGTAGCTGTGGTGAACTTTCCCAAAAAGCAGATCGCCAACTTTATGAGCGAATGCCTGGTGGTAGGAGCAGTGGGAGATGAAGGTGATGTGGTATTACTGTCTCCGGACTTTAAAATAAAAAACGGGCTCAGGATAGGCTAA
- a CDS encoding phosphoribosylpyrophosphate synthetase, producing MKNAYETLSEAIEELKKEGFTQDYNLQDKGVKNKEKNSHIPAEDLNVLQMYRFEGNTNPDDNSVLYAIETAKGERGLLLDAYGVYSGNISREMMDKLRIH from the coding sequence ATGAAAAATGCCTATGAGACCTTGTCCGAAGCCATTGAGGAGCTCAAAAAGGAAGGTTTTACACAGGATTATAACCTTCAGGACAAAGGAGTAAAGAACAAAGAGAAAAACAGCCATATCCCTGCAGAAGATCTCAATGTGTTGCAAATGTACCGTTTTGAAGGGAATACCAACCCGGATGACAATTCGGTACTTTACGCGATAGAAACGGCCAAAGGTGAACGCGGGCTCCTGTTGGATGCTTATGGCGTATATTCGGGAAATATATCCAGGGAGATGATGGATAAACTTCGCATCCATTGA
- a CDS encoding thioredoxin family protein translates to MARTPSNMLPLGTKAPDFELPDTVSGKNISLSAVRGKTATVIMFICNHCPFVKHVNTEIAAIAKAYTSRGIGFAAISSNDAENYPDDAPELMTRNAQEQGFTFPYLYDETQEVAKAYDAACTPDFYVFDRDLKLVYRGQLDDSRPGNGIPVTGKDLRAALDALSNGEKVSEHQKPSIGCNIKWKK, encoded by the coding sequence ATGGCAAGAACACCCAGTAACATGCTTCCCCTTGGCACCAAGGCACCGGATTTTGAACTTCCGGATACGGTTTCCGGAAAAAATATATCGCTGTCCGCGGTTCGCGGGAAAACGGCCACCGTGATCATGTTTATCTGTAATCACTGCCCGTTTGTAAAACACGTCAACACGGAAATCGCCGCGATTGCCAAAGCGTATACTTCCCGGGGTATCGGCTTTGCCGCTATTTCCAGCAATGATGCGGAAAACTATCCTGACGACGCTCCCGAACTTATGACCAGGAATGCGCAGGAACAGGGTTTCACCTTCCCTTACCTGTATGACGAAACCCAGGAAGTTGCAAAAGCCTATGATGCCGCCTGTACGCCGGATTTCTATGTTTTTGACCGGGACCTTAAGCTCGTTTATCGCGGGCAACTCGACGATTCGAGACCGGGAAACGGCATCCCCGTAACGGGTAAAGACCTCAGGGCCGCCCTCGATGCCCTCAGCAACGGAGAAAAAGTCTCCGAACACCAAAAGCCAAGTATAGGATGTAATATCAAGTGGAAGAAATAG
- a CDS encoding GNAT family N-acetyltransferase, producing MEEIDQPEKGTEITIVRCTPENIDTVVRIGRCSYKQHYLHIWKDKGGFYMEKNFSRKAVENDLQNPDFGYFLVCFEKQPIGILKIVKDHTLVGYRAAEALEIEKIYIVREAAGKGVGDRVMDFVKDYARKLGKKVIWLNVMDTSPALAFYKKSGFRPVFRYTMNTMDFPPIKEEYRGMTRMKLLL from the coding sequence GTGGAAGAAATAGACCAGCCGGAAAAAGGCACAGAAATAACAATCGTTCGGTGTACCCCCGAAAATATTGACACCGTTGTACGCATAGGCCGCTGTTCCTATAAGCAACATTATCTTCACATATGGAAAGACAAAGGGGGCTTTTATATGGAAAAGAACTTCAGCAGGAAAGCCGTTGAGAATGATCTTCAAAACCCGGACTTCGGTTATTTCCTGGTTTGTTTTGAAAAACAGCCGATAGGCATCCTCAAAATAGTAAAAGACCATACTCTGGTGGGCTATAGGGCCGCAGAAGCCCTGGAAATCGAAAAAATATATATTGTCCGGGAAGCGGCAGGTAAAGGTGTTGGAGACAGGGTAATGGATTTTGTAAAAGATTATGCCCGCAAACTCGGTAAAAAGGTAATCTGGCTGAATGTCATGGATACCAGCCCTGCCCTGGCATTTTACAAAAAATCGGGATTCCGGCCCGTGTTCCGGTATACGATGAATACCATGGATTTTCCTCCCATTAAAGAAGAATACCGGGGCATGACCCGAATGAAATTGTTGCTCTAA
- a CDS encoding YfiT family bacillithiol transferase, with the protein MEALQYPIGKFDRPEVITGAHIKEWTGILENFPARLRKQVTGLTDAQLDTPYREGGWTVRQVVHHLYDSHVNSYVRFKWTLTEDQPVIKAYYEDRWAGLPDTTSAPVALSLQALEALHAKWVYLLKGLSEADLERVFVHPAGHREVSLAENIGIYAWHSNHHYAHIKNLLERKGWL; encoded by the coding sequence ATGGAAGCACTGCAATACCCGATAGGGAAGTTTGACAGGCCGGAGGTCATAACCGGTGCGCATATAAAAGAGTGGACAGGTATACTGGAAAACTTTCCGGCCCGTCTGAGGAAACAGGTCACCGGGCTTACGGATGCACAACTGGACACTCCTTATCGCGAAGGCGGATGGACCGTTCGTCAGGTAGTACACCACCTGTACGACAGTCATGTTAACAGTTATGTTCGCTTTAAATGGACATTGACGGAAGATCAACCGGTAATAAAAGCGTATTACGAAGACCGGTGGGCCGGGTTACCCGACACCACATCCGCTCCCGTAGCACTGTCTTTACAAGCCCTGGAGGCGCTGCATGCCAAATGGGTTTATCTCCTGAAAGGACTGTCAGAGGCCGATCTGGAGCGGGTATTTGTGCATCCCGCCGGGCACAGGGAGGTGTCGCTTGCCGAAAACATCGGTATATATGCGTGGCACAGCAATCATCATTATGCCCATATCAAAAACCTCCTGGAGCGGAAAGGCTGGCTTTAG
- a CDS encoding peroxiredoxin — MSTIRLGDKAPNFQAQTSDGEIDFYEYLGDGWGVLFSHPADYTPVCTTELGAVAKYKKEFDKRNVKVLALSVDGVEAHKGWINDINETQNTTVNFPLIADEDRKIATLYDMIHPNADATATVRSVYVIGPDKTVKLMITYPASTGRNFEELLRVIDSLQLTQYHKVATPANWKHGEEVVIVPAVSNEEASGIFTKGFREVKPYLRMTPQPNLD, encoded by the coding sequence ATGAGTACAATAAGACTGGGAGACAAAGCTCCGAATTTTCAAGCACAGACCTCCGACGGGGAGATCGATTTTTACGAATACCTGGGAGACGGCTGGGGGGTTTTATTTTCCCATCCGGCAGACTATACCCCCGTTTGCACAACCGAACTGGGCGCCGTAGCCAAGTACAAAAAAGAATTTGATAAACGCAATGTAAAAGTACTGGCGCTCAGCGTTGACGGAGTAGAAGCACACAAGGGCTGGATCAATGACATCAACGAAACACAGAACACCACGGTCAACTTTCCGCTTATTGCGGATGAAGACCGGAAAATAGCCACCCTTTATGACATGATACATCCCAACGCGGATGCTACGGCTACGGTACGTTCCGTTTATGTGATAGGACCGGACAAAACGGTAAAACTCATGATCACCTATCCCGCATCAACGGGAAGAAACTTTGAAGAGTTGCTCCGGGTTATCGATTCCCTGCAGCTAACCCAGTATCACAAGGTGGCTACACCTGCCAACTGGAAACACGGGGAAGAAGTGGTTATTGTACCTGCGGTTTCCAATGAGGAAGCCAGCGGCATATTCACCAAAGGGTTCCGGGAAGTGAAACCTTACCTGAGAATGACACCCCAGCCCAATCTTGATTAA
- a CDS encoding peptidylprolyl isomerase: MQNGIYAKFNTTKGEILAKLTHDKTPGTVGNFVGLAEGKLENKAKPQGQPYYDGLTFHRVIPDFVIQGGCPQGSGAGGPGYQFDDEFHRDLKHNGPGVLSMANAGPGTNGSQFFITHVETAWLDDKHTVFGFVESGQDIVDTIAQGDVIESLEIIRVGEEAESWDAVGAFREFEASKEERLAAERKKKEAALKKFTEGLDRTDSGLWYKITEKGNGDKAEKGKTVSVHYKGMLTDSSVFDSSYQRNQPIDFRLGAGQVIPGWEQGIELMNTGDKARLVIPPQLAYGSRGAGGVIPPDATLVFDVELVKVS; this comes from the coding sequence ATGCAAAACGGTATTTACGCCAAATTCAATACGACAAAAGGGGAAATCCTTGCAAAACTCACTCACGATAAAACCCCGGGGACTGTCGGTAACTTTGTCGGCCTCGCCGAGGGAAAACTGGAAAACAAGGCAAAGCCCCAGGGGCAGCCCTATTACGACGGACTCACGTTTCACCGTGTGATCCCCGATTTTGTAATACAGGGCGGTTGTCCTCAGGGTTCGGGGGCCGGAGGTCCGGGATATCAGTTTGACGATGAGTTCCATCGCGATTTAAAACACAACGGACCCGGTGTGCTTTCCATGGCCAACGCAGGTCCGGGGACCAATGGCAGCCAGTTCTTTATAACGCATGTGGAAACAGCCTGGCTGGACGATAAACACACCGTATTCGGTTTTGTTGAAAGCGGCCAGGATATCGTGGATACGATTGCCCAGGGCGACGTAATAGAAAGCCTGGAGATCATCAGGGTAGGAGAGGAAGCGGAAAGCTGGGATGCCGTAGGGGCATTCCGGGAATTTGAAGCTTCGAAGGAAGAACGTCTCGCAGCGGAAAGGAAGAAGAAGGAAGCGGCCCTGAAAAAGTTTACGGAAGGCCTTGACCGTACCGACAGCGGATTGTGGTACAAGATCACGGAAAAAGGCAATGGGGACAAGGCGGAAAAAGGAAAAACCGTTTCCGTACATTATAAAGGAATGCTTACGGACAGCAGTGTGTTCGATTCCTCATATCAAAGGAACCAGCCGATCGATTTCCGGTTGGGAGCCGGACAGGTAATTCCCGGCTGGGAGCAGGGCATAGAACTGATGAATACCGGAGACAAGGCCCGCCTGGTGATCCCTCCCCAGCTTGCCTACGGAAGCCGTGGTGCGGGCGGGGTAATTCCTCCGGATGCCACACTGGTCTTTGATGTGGAACTGGTGAAGGTAAGTTAA
- a CDS encoding VOC family protein: MKTDNTQKIIPNLWFDTEAEEAANYYTSVFKNSGTGKITRYGKEGFEFHQKPAGTVMTLEFEIEGYKFTALNGGPQFKFNPSVSFFVTCETGTETETLWKNLTEGGMVLMPLDKYPWSEKYGFVQDRYGVSWQVSLGKISDVGQKITPCLLFVNENMGQAEKALKHYTGIFTPSAVDGILKYGSGEEAPEGMVKHAQFSLLGEKFMVMDGAGEHHFSFNEAISFIIDCKDQKTVNDYWDKLTEGGDKKAQACGWLKDKFGLSWQVVPSVLAEMLEDENTERTSRVTQALLQMKKPDIRKLKEAYHYDQSHA, encoded by the coding sequence ATGAAAACGGACAACACCCAAAAGATCATCCCTAACCTTTGGTTTGATACAGAAGCCGAAGAAGCCGCAAATTACTATACCTCGGTTTTTAAAAATTCGGGGACAGGTAAAATTACCCGATACGGTAAGGAAGGTTTCGAATTTCATCAAAAACCGGCGGGAACGGTAATGACCCTGGAATTTGAAATTGAAGGGTATAAATTCACAGCCCTGAACGGCGGCCCCCAGTTCAAATTCAATCCTTCGGTATCTTTTTTTGTTACCTGCGAAACCGGAACGGAAACGGAAACACTCTGGAAAAACCTTACCGAAGGAGGTATGGTCCTGATGCCCCTTGACAAATATCCGTGGAGTGAAAAATACGGTTTCGTGCAGGACCGTTACGGCGTTTCCTGGCAGGTAAGTCTCGGTAAAATTTCCGATGTCGGTCAGAAAATCACGCCCTGCCTGTTGTTTGTCAATGAAAATATGGGACAAGCCGAAAAAGCACTGAAACATTACACCGGGATCTTCACCCCTTCCGCCGTAGATGGTATTCTCAAGTACGGCTCGGGGGAAGAAGCACCGGAAGGCATGGTAAAACACGCACAGTTCAGCCTTCTCGGTGAAAAATTCATGGTCATGGACGGTGCCGGGGAACACCATTTTTCCTTTAATGAGGCCATTTCCTTTATCATAGACTGCAAGGACCAGAAAACGGTAAATGACTACTGGGATAAACTTACCGAGGGCGGAGACAAAAAAGCACAGGCCTGCGGCTGGCTCAAGGACAAGTTCGGACTTTCCTGGCAGGTTGTCCCTTCCGTACTGGCCGAAATGCTGGAGGACGAAAATACCGAAAGGACCAGCAGGGTAACACAGGCCCTGTTACAGATGAAAAAGCCGGACATCCGGAAGCTGAAAGAAGCATATCATTACGACCAAAGCCACGCATAG